A stretch of the Aphis gossypii isolate Hap1 chromosome 2, ASM2018417v2, whole genome shotgun sequence genome encodes the following:
- the LOC126550387 gene encoding uncharacterized protein LOC126550387 isoform X2 has product MDYKEDVTHFIIKFMENNKYGKANIDLVPISWTYYVEGKLYCKYPTKKDYHKIDKMSKVSSIYGPLWKGYEVNVIKEVRNYDQGLRRMNRAFSDTLVHSSNVDDQYSSQEEDDPINLSGVELKNYLKDIPPFNAAEEKINDNGSVQSGMSTSFDSFSKKTKQKKPKNKSLSSIAFSSKNDDAIVVEDSDINDDDVQSEMSTSSDSFSMESDINDNDSKIQFNLAQSSQKSKTKKKSMPITKPNHNKPLNIKKKKQCPTCGCTCATGMPPSETYVSRANLESVKRSLEYKITEEAKQTRHLFASHNNIGDINKIMLEENLDDMPKLNLEDFQQFDNELKTNLELVKKLKCFMLISIKSGDKLSESLKAVIPRIISKEVQLLYSAFGRETNGSKKLNFSGTQSYKYLLETITTKDPNLKLKDISSQLSRWFSGAKDREGGKKDRIFKKMKHSLSREDKSD; this is encoded by the exons atggattATAAGGAAGATGTAAcacatttcataattaaatttatggaaaaCAACAAATATGGCAAAGCAAATATTGACCTAGTACCAATATCGTGGACCTATTATGTGGAAGGCAAATTGTATTGCAAATATCCGACAAAAAAAGATTaccataaaatagataaaatgagCAAAGTTTCATCTATTTATGGGCCTTTGTGGAAAGGTTATGAAGTGAATGTGATTAAAGAAGTTC GAAATTACGATCAGGGTCTTAGAAGAATGAACAGGGCATTCTCAGACACATTAGTTCACAGCAGCAATGTCGATGATCAATATAGCAGTCAAGAAGAAGACGACCCTATTAATCTAAGTGGAGTTGagctaaaaaattatctaaaagaTATACCTCCTTTTAATGCTgcagaagaaaaaataaatg ATAACGGTAGTGTGCAGTCTGGGATGTCAACATCATTCgattcattttcaaaaaaaaccaAGCAAAAAAAACCTAAGAACAAGTCCTTGAGTAGCATTGCTTTTTCTAGTAAAAATGACGATGCCATAGTTGTAGAGGACAGTGATATAaatg atgATGATGTGCAGTCTGAGATGTCAACATCATCCGATTCATTTTCAATGGAGAGTGATATAAacg ATAATGATAGTAAGATACAGTTCAATCTTGCTCAGTCATCTCAAAAGTCTAAAACCAAAAAGAAATCTATGCCAATTACCAAACCAAATCACAATAAAC ctttaaacattaaaaagaaGAAACAGTGCCCAACATGTGGTTGTACATGTGCAACAG gtatgcCACCTTCAGAAACTTATGTTTCAAGAGCAAATTTAGAATCAGTCAAAAGAAgcttagaatataaaatcacAGAAGAGGCCAAACAAACAAGGCACTTATTTGCATCCCACAATAATATAGGAGATATTAACAAAATCATGCTGGAAGAAAACTTAGATGACATGCCCAAATTAAACTTAGAAGATTTCCAACAATtcgataatgaattaaaaactaatttggaGTTAGTTAAAAAGctg aaatgttttatgttGATCTCCATTAAAAGTGGAGATAAATTATCTGAAAGTTTAAAAGCAGTTATTCCAAGAATAATTTCGAAGgaagtacaattattatatagtgctTTTGGAAGAGAAACAAATGGAAGCAAGAAATTGAACTTTTCTGGGACAcaatcatacaaatatttattag aaaCCATTACTACCAAAGaccctaatttaaaattaaaggatATTTCAAGCCAACTAAGCCGTTGGTTTTCGGGTGCTAAAGATCGTGAGGGTGGGAAGAAAGATaggatttttaagaaaatgaaaCACAGCCTTAGTAGAGAAGATAaaagtgattaa
- the LOC126550387 gene encoding uncharacterized protein LOC126550387 isoform X1, with protein MDYKEDVTHFIIKFMENNKYGKANIDLVPISWTYYVEGKLYCKYPTKKDYHKIDKMSKVSSIYGPLWKGYEVNVIKEVRNYDQGLRRMNRAFSDTLVHSSNVDDQYSSQEEDDPINLSGVELKNYLKDIPPFNAAEEKINDNGSVQSGMSTSFDSFSKKTKQKKPKNKSLSSIAFSSKNDDAIVVEDSDINDDDVQSEMSTSSDSFSMTSKQKNPKNKSLRSIAFSGVKNVATVAGQKKRKDDDVQSEMSTSSDSFSMESDINDNDSKIQFNLAQSSQKSKTKKKSMPITKPNHNKPLNIKKKKQCPTCGCTCATGMPPSETYVSRANLESVKRSLEYKITEEAKQTRHLFASHNNIGDINKIMLEENLDDMPKLNLEDFQQFDNELKTNLELVKKLKCFMLISIKSGDKLSESLKAVIPRIISKEVQLLYSAFGRETNGSKKLNFSGTQSYKYLLETITTKDPNLKLKDISSQLSRWFSGAKDREGGKKDRIFKKMKHSLSREDKSD; from the exons atggattATAAGGAAGATGTAAcacatttcataattaaatttatggaaaaCAACAAATATGGCAAAGCAAATATTGACCTAGTACCAATATCGTGGACCTATTATGTGGAAGGCAAATTGTATTGCAAATATCCGACAAAAAAAGATTaccataaaatagataaaatgagCAAAGTTTCATCTATTTATGGGCCTTTGTGGAAAGGTTATGAAGTGAATGTGATTAAAGAAGTTC GAAATTACGATCAGGGTCTTAGAAGAATGAACAGGGCATTCTCAGACACATTAGTTCACAGCAGCAATGTCGATGATCAATATAGCAGTCAAGAAGAAGACGACCCTATTAATCTAAGTGGAGTTGagctaaaaaattatctaaaagaTATACCTCCTTTTAATGCTgcagaagaaaaaataaatg ATAACGGTAGTGTGCAGTCTGGGATGTCAACATCATTCgattcattttcaaaaaaaaccaAGCAAAAAAAACCTAAGAACAAGTCCTTGAGTAGCATTGCTTTTTCTAGTAAAAATGACGATGCCATAGTTGTAGAGGACAGTGATATAaatg atgatGATGTGCAGTCTGAGATGTCAACATCATCCGATTCATTTTCAATGACTTCCAAGCAAAAAAACCCTAAGAACAAGTCCTTGAGAAGCATTGCTTTTTCTGGTGTAAAAAATGTTGCCACAGTTGcaggacaaaaaaaaagaaaag atgATGATGTGCAGTCTGAGATGTCAACATCATCCGATTCATTTTCAATGGAGAGTGATATAAacg ATAATGATAGTAAGATACAGTTCAATCTTGCTCAGTCATCTCAAAAGTCTAAAACCAAAAAGAAATCTATGCCAATTACCAAACCAAATCACAATAAAC ctttaaacattaaaaagaaGAAACAGTGCCCAACATGTGGTTGTACATGTGCAACAG gtatgcCACCTTCAGAAACTTATGTTTCAAGAGCAAATTTAGAATCAGTCAAAAGAAgcttagaatataaaatcacAGAAGAGGCCAAACAAACAAGGCACTTATTTGCATCCCACAATAATATAGGAGATATTAACAAAATCATGCTGGAAGAAAACTTAGATGACATGCCCAAATTAAACTTAGAAGATTTCCAACAATtcgataatgaattaaaaactaatttggaGTTAGTTAAAAAGctg aaatgttttatgttGATCTCCATTAAAAGTGGAGATAAATTATCTGAAAGTTTAAAAGCAGTTATTCCAAGAATAATTTCGAAGgaagtacaattattatatagtgctTTTGGAAGAGAAACAAATGGAAGCAAGAAATTGAACTTTTCTGGGACAcaatcatacaaatatttattag aaaCCATTACTACCAAAGaccctaatttaaaattaaaggatATTTCAAGCCAACTAAGCCGTTGGTTTTCGGGTGCTAAAGATCGTGAGGGTGGGAAGAAAGATaggatttttaagaaaatgaaaCACAGCCTTAGTAGAGAAGATAaaagtgattaa